One Coleofasciculus chthonoplastes PCC 7420 DNA window includes the following coding sequences:
- the rsgA gene encoding ribosome small subunit-dependent GTPase A: MNLDSLGWSEFFANSLNPQWQESYTIGRVALEYKNTYRLYTEQGELSAKVIGKLRYQATGRQDFPAVGDWVVIRLTNEGKQAIIHSILPRKSQFSRKTVGAKTEVQIIATNIDTIFLVSGLDGDFNLRRIERYLLLVWESGANPVIVLNKADLGEDIAEKREAVEAIAFGVPVIILSAVKNQGLEALTPYLKPGQTVALLGSSGVGKSTLVNQLIGQVVQAVGEVRSDDCKGRHTTTHRQLIPLPSGGLLIDTPGMRELQIWADEESLADTFTDIDTLAQHCRFRNCKHQDEPGCAVQQALENGTLDEQRFLNYQKLQKELHYLARKQDQKASLAEKEKWKKITKVLRNQHKH, encoded by the coding sequence ATGAATTTAGACTCATTAGGCTGGAGTGAATTTTTTGCCAACAGCCTCAATCCCCAATGGCAAGAAAGCTACACCATTGGTCGAGTTGCCCTAGAGTACAAAAATACTTATCGTCTCTACACCGAACAAGGCGAACTCTCAGCAAAGGTTATCGGCAAACTGCGCTACCAAGCAACTGGACGCCAGGACTTTCCGGCTGTAGGAGATTGGGTGGTGATTCGCCTCACCAATGAAGGTAAACAGGCGATAATTCATAGCATTTTGCCCCGGAAAAGTCAATTTTCGCGGAAAACCGTTGGCGCAAAAACCGAAGTCCAAATTATTGCCACCAATATCGATACGATATTTTTGGTCTCTGGTTTGGATGGGGATTTTAATCTGCGGCGCATTGAACGCTACCTGCTTCTGGTGTGGGAAAGCGGCGCGAATCCTGTAATTGTCCTCAATAAAGCGGATTTAGGCGAAGATATTGCTGAAAAGCGAGAGGCTGTTGAAGCGATCGCTTTTGGTGTACCTGTGATTATTTTAAGTGCGGTCAAAAATCAGGGATTAGAAGCCTTAACACCTTACCTAAAACCCGGACAAACTGTTGCTTTACTCGGCTCCTCAGGCGTCGGCAAATCGACGTTGGTGAACCAGTTAATTGGTCAAGTCGTGCAAGCGGTTGGAGAAGTCCGTTCGGACGATTGTAAAGGGCGACATACCACTACCCATCGCCAATTGATTCCCCTGCCTTCAGGAGGTTTGCTGATCGATACTCCAGGGATGCGGGAACTTCAGATCTGGGCAGACGAGGAAAGTTTAGCCGATACCTTTACCGATATCGACACCTTAGCCCAGCACTGTCGTTTTCGTAATTGTAAACACCAAGACGAACCCGGTTGTGCTGTGCAACAAGCCTTGGAAAATGGCACCCTTGATGAGCAGCGTTTCCTGAATTATCAAAAACTGCAAAAAGAACTTCACTATTTAGCCAGGAAACAAGACCAAAAAGCCTCCTTAGCCGAGAAGGAAAAGTGGAAAAAAATCACTAAAGTTCTGAGGAATCAACACAAACACTGA
- a CDS encoding GAF domain-containing sensor histidine kinase, whose amino-acid sequence MVLAEFFIPHGHCYLWKPGLVGLHLISDFLTALAYYSIPLTLTYFVTKRSDVPFNWIFWLFSGFIIACGTTHIMEIWTLWHPNYWLSGWIKAVTALISVVTAAELVRLLPQALTIPSTAQLEAEIKERQKAQAELWQEKTHLAQAQSVAHVGSWEFDLATQDITWSDETFRIYGLSPGQPTLTLSEHRQTIHANDRKAWKKTVHQLVRGKSCQLEFRILRPDGFIRHLFAQGEPIFNAQGQVHKLFGTLLDISDRVAAQQRERLFGAIALRIHKSLDLDEILDTTVTEVRQFLETDRVLIYRFNPDWSGQIVVESVGEPWTAVLNTTLDDPCFGKDYAQLYQQGRVSAIANIYTAGLQPCHLQLLEPFQVIANLVVPIILGEKLWGLLIVHHCRSQRHWQSYEIELLQQLATQVAIALQQSELYSKVQAELIERQRIEKELRVSEQRYRSVVTAMSEGIILQQADGQIIACNVSAENILGRSAQQILGQIGMNWGGQIIQEDGSPFPSQNHPAMVTLRTGKPQVRVIMGISPPEASLLPCPVNDSPLAGNKAKSGGLKLRHKEQICQEQRHNITWISMNSQPLFNPEDSQPYAVVTSFSDITESKRSQEALHLITQQERERALQLEQALQELQRTQAQLVQNEKMVSLGQLVAGVAHEINNPTSFIYGNIAPASNYAQDLLHLVQLYGKHYPEPVAEIAEYIDYIDLDFIATDFPKLLASMQEGARRISEIVQSLRHFSRLDEAECKQVNLHQGIDSTLLILKHRLTQQGNRPPIQLVKDYGQLPLVKCYPGQLNQVFMNILSNAIDALDEAHNPAYLSGLPSANRGNSNHLSPINHHPSPMIWIHTEFVEPNSVIIRIADNGAGIKAEVQSRIFDPFFTTKPVGQGTGLGLSISYQIVVDKHGGQLQCHSHHPQGTEFVIKLPVTKSL is encoded by the coding sequence ATGGTATTGGCAGAATTTTTCATTCCCCACGGACATTGCTACCTCTGGAAGCCGGGATTAGTGGGGTTACACCTAATCTCTGACTTTCTCACCGCATTGGCATATTACTCCATTCCCCTAACGCTAACTTATTTTGTCACCAAGAGAAGCGATGTCCCATTTAACTGGATTTTCTGGTTATTTAGTGGGTTCATCATTGCCTGTGGTACGACCCATATTATGGAAATCTGGACGCTGTGGCATCCGAATTACTGGTTATCCGGTTGGATAAAAGCCGTGACTGCCCTGATTTCCGTAGTAACCGCAGCAGAACTTGTCCGACTACTTCCCCAAGCCCTGACAATCCCCAGCACCGCCCAACTCGAAGCCGAAATTAAGGAACGTCAAAAAGCCCAAGCGGAACTCTGGCAGGAAAAAACCCATCTTGCTCAAGCTCAAAGCGTTGCCCATGTGGGAAGCTGGGAATTCGATTTAGCCACCCAAGACATTACTTGGTCGGATGAAACCTTCCGCATTTATGGACTCTCTCCAGGACAACCCACACTCACCCTCTCAGAACATCGACAAACGATTCATGCCAATGATAGAAAGGCTTGGAAAAAAACAGTTCACCAGCTTGTTCGGGGGAAATCCTGCCAACTAGAATTTCGCATCCTACGCCCTGATGGGTTTATCCGCCATCTTTTCGCCCAAGGAGAACCAATTTTCAATGCCCAGGGTCAGGTGCATAAACTATTCGGTACTCTACTAGATATCAGCGATCGCGTCGCAGCGCAACAACGGGAACGGTTATTCGGGGCAATTGCCTTACGCATTCACAAATCCTTAGACTTGGATGAAATTCTCGACACCACCGTCACCGAGGTGCGACAGTTCCTAGAAACAGACCGAGTGTTGATTTACCGCTTCAATCCAGACTGGAGTGGGCAGATTGTCGTCGAGTCAGTGGGGGAACCCTGGACAGCCGTTCTCAACACCACCCTAGATGACCCCTGTTTTGGCAAAGACTACGCTCAACTCTATCAGCAAGGTCGAGTCAGTGCGATCGCTAATATTTATACCGCAGGTTTACAGCCTTGTCATCTCCAGTTACTTGAACCCTTCCAAGTTATCGCCAACTTAGTCGTACCGATTATTTTAGGAGAAAAACTCTGGGGTTTATTAATCGTCCATCACTGTCGTAGTCAACGGCACTGGCAATCCTACGAAATTGAGCTATTACAGCAATTAGCCACCCAAGTCGCGATCGCACTCCAACAATCGGAGCTATATTCTAAAGTACAGGCGGAACTCATCGAGCGGCAACGCATAGAAAAAGAACTACGAGTCAGCGAACAACGATATCGTTCCGTCGTCACCGCCATGTCTGAGGGAATTATACTCCAGCAAGCTGACGGTCAGATTATTGCCTGTAATGTCAGTGCCGAAAACATTTTAGGACGTTCTGCTCAACAGATACTCGGACAAATCGGGATGAACTGGGGGGGACAAATCATTCAGGAAGATGGCTCTCCCTTCCCCAGCCAAAACCATCCCGCGATGGTAACCTTACGCACAGGAAAACCCCAAGTCAGAGTAATTATGGGGATTTCCCCACCCGAAGCATCACTCCTACCTTGTCCAGTGAACGACTCACCTCTTGCTGGAAACAAGGCAAAAAGCGGAGGGCTGAAATTACGACACAAGGAGCAAATATGCCAAGAACAAAGACATAATATCACCTGGATTAGCATGAATTCTCAACCTCTGTTTAATCCCGAAGACAGCCAACCCTACGCCGTTGTCACCTCATTTTCCGACATCACCGAGAGCAAACGTTCCCAAGAAGCCTTGCACTTAATCACTCAGCAAGAACGAGAAAGAGCCTTGCAACTCGAGCAAGCCTTGCAAGAACTTCAACGCACCCAAGCCCAACTGGTACAGAATGAAAAAATGGTTAGTTTGGGGCAACTCGTCGCCGGGGTAGCACACGAAATCAACAACCCCACTAGCTTCATCTACGGCAACATTGCTCCCGCCTCTAACTATGCACAAGACTTGCTACACCTAGTCCAACTCTATGGCAAACACTATCCCGAACCCGTTGCTGAGATTGCCGAATACATCGATTATATTGACCTAGACTTTATTGCCACCGATTTCCCCAAACTTCTCGCCTCAATGCAAGAAGGCGCTCGTCGCATCAGTGAAATTGTCCAATCCTTACGTCACTTTTCCCGACTCGATGAAGCCGAGTGCAAGCAGGTGAATCTCCATCAAGGCATCGATAGCACCCTGCTAATTTTAAAACATCGACTGACCCAACAGGGAAATCGTCCTCCGATTCAACTGGTTAAAGACTATGGTCAACTGCCGTTAGTCAAATGTTATCCGGGTCAACTCAATCAAGTGTTTATGAATATTCTAAGCAATGCCATTGATGCCCTTGACGAAGCTCATAATCCTGCCTATTTATCAGGACTCCCTTCAGCCAACAGAGGAAATAGCAATCACCTATCCCCAATAAATCATCACCCCTCACCGATGATTTGGATTCACACAGAATTCGTTGAACCCAATTCGGTAATTATTCGTATTGCTGACAACGGTGCTGGCATCAAGGCAGAGGTTCAATCTCGAATATTCGACCCGTTCTTTACGACAAAACCTGTCGGTCAAGGAACGGGTTTAGGATTGTCGATTAGCTATCAGATTGTTGTAGATAAACACGGGGGGCAGCTTCAATGTCATTCCCATCATCCTCAAGGAACAGAGTTTGTAATTAAGCTACCTGTTACTAAGTCATTATGA